One Rosa chinensis cultivar Old Blush chromosome 5, RchiOBHm-V2, whole genome shotgun sequence genomic region harbors:
- the LOC112164922 gene encoding anaphase-promoting complex subunit 4 produces the protein METDEEEQRVTPFQLQFDKPVASQIKIAEWNPEKDLLAMVTEDSKILLHRFNWQRLWTISPGKSITSLCWRPDGKAIAVGLEDGTVSLHDVENGKLLRSLKSHTVAVVSLNWEEDGQMTRDEYGSHSVYEDRTSRFFPPPPRVPRMPGLVSGETGFMDDSEDSFRELSNSSQQRFNILCSGDKDGFICFSIFGIFPIGKINIHNFGAASPLKDTEAECRLLNASVYKVALSKDLCHLIVMCSGELIEDREESENRQMTEPGMHGLHCIVLDTSIFWKRKSELHQVAQQASNIEELAEVIRSSISVMHKEWSDAMRTFHDKFDSLSNLIIDHGLQSSPQEEFLSLLGGARTSPAVHQFLVNSLGEVGVKRVSKAVCGAGKELQLIILNHLQPAAEIIAFRMGELRGLSRWRARYQGIGLDETLINNATEKAGMILVQVERFIRVLSSVVQQFSNFFNWLLKCIKLLNSEPSDHHLLLYNSELVVIFLKFLYDQDPVKQLLEASEADESIEVGLETVQRVRELVQFGGFSDCEHLQRTLAKEFQQMESSFKEAFQMPFTTISRKIVCEDSLPLCPLPPSSASLSTSIPMSVSYYEDASHSVPHQTRQHMFLDYISFHIPDESFSGMENCIGIVRGIMHDSSIVKRGYTSVEAVLLCIPVGYYCVDLSLYKESQIVLLLNETTTTSESSGDACMMIVQANDLPFVSITRSTSLNYWNLHQLKDSVVHLQMENEKVRSIPHSVIAPLAVSSSRGVACVFAARKRALVYILEEDEDEVSDSE, from the exons ATGGAAACCGACGAAGAAGAACAACGCGTCACTCCATTCCAGCTCCAGTTTGACAAGCCAGTCGCTTCGCAG ATTAAGATCGCGGAGTGGAATCCCGAGAAGGATTTACTCGCCATGGTAACTGAAGACTCCAAGATTTTACTGCACCGCTTCAATTGGCAGAGGCTCTGGACAATCTCCCCAG GGAAGAGCATAACGTCTTTGTGTTGGAGACCTGATGGTAAAGCCATCGCCGTCGGGCTCGAAGATGGAACAGTCTCATTGCATGATGTTGAA AATGGAAAGTTGTTGAGGAGCTTGAAATCGCATACTGTGGCTGTTGTTTCTCTTAATTGGGAGGAGGATGGACAGATGACTAGA GATGAGTATGGCAGCCACTCGGTATATGAAGACCGTACTTCTCGTTTCTTTCCACCACCTCCAAGAGTTCCACGAATGCCTGGACTAGTATCTGGAGAGACCGGTTTCATGGATGATAGTGAAGATTCATTTCGAGAGCTGTCAAATTCTTCACAGCAACGTTTTAATATCCTCTGCAGTGGAGATAAAGATGGATTCATTTGCTTTAGTATATTTGGGATCTTTCCGATAGGGAAAATT AACATACACAACTTTGGTGCTGCTAGTCCACTTAAGGATACTGAAGCTGAGTGTAGACTTCTGAATGCTTCTGTTTACAAG GTTGCTTTGTCAAAAGATCTTTGTCATTTGATAGTCATGTGTTCAGGAGAATTAATTGAAGATAGGGAAGAATCAGAAAACAGGCAGATGACTGAACCTGGTATGCATGGCTTACATTGCATAGTGCTTGATACATCTATATTTTGGAAGAG AAAAAGTGAGCTTCATCAAGTGGCGCAACAAGCTTCTAACATTGAGGAATTGGCAGAGGTTATTCGGTCATCAATTTCAGTTATGCACAAGGAGTGGTCTGATGCTATGCGCACTTTTCATGACAAGTTTGATTCTCTGTCCAATCTGATCATAGACCATG GACTCCAGTCCTCTCCCCAAGAGGAGTTTTTGAGTCTTTTAGGCGGTGCAAGGACTAGTCCAGCAGTTCATCAGTTTCTAGTTAACTCTCTCGGTGAAGTG GGCGTGAAGCGCGTGTCAAAGGCTGTTTGTGGTGCTGGGAAAGAACTGCAGCTTATAATCCTAAATCATCTCCAG CCTGCTGCAGAAATTATCGCATTCAGGATGGGAGAACTAAGAGGCCTTTCAAGATGGAGAGCACGCTATCAGGGCATCGGTTTGGATGAGACGCTTATCAATAATGCAACAGAAAAAGCTGGAATGATACTTGTACAAGTTGAACGGTTTATCAGGGTGCTTTCATCTGTGGTGCAGCAG TTTTCGAACTTCTTCAATTGGCTCTTGAAGTGTATAAAGTTACTCAATTCAGAACCCAGTGATCATCATCTTCTACTGTACAATAG TGAACTTGTTGTTATATTCTTGAAGTTTCTATATGACCAAGATCCTGTTAAGCAGTTGCTGGAGGCGTCGGAAGCTGATGAGAGTATCGAAGTTGGATT GGAAACAGTGCAGAGAGTTAGAGAATTAGTTCAGTTTGGGGGATTTTCAGATTGTGAGCACCTGCAGAGGACGTTAGCCAAGGAATTTCAGCAGATGGAGTCTAG TTTTAAGGAGGCTTTTCAGATGCCCTTTACTACAATTTCAAGAAAGATAGTCTGTGAAGATTCATTGCCACTTTGCCCACTGCCACCTTCGTCAGCATCTTTGTCTACCAGTATTCCTATGTCAGTATCATATTATGAG GATGCCTCCCATTCCGTCCCTCATCAGACTCGTCAACATATGTTTCTTGACTACATATCTTTCCATATACCAGATGAGTCCTTCTCTGGTATGGAAAATTGTATAGGCATAGTGAGGGGGATTATGCATGACTCAAGCATTGTAAAGAGGGGTTATACTTCAGTAGAAGCTGTACTGTTGTGCATCCCTGTTGGTTATTACTGTGTGGATCTTTCTTTATATAAG GAAAGTCAGattgttttattattaaatgaaaCAACTACCACTTCTGAAAGCTCTGGTGATGCCTGTATGATGATTGTGCAAGCAAATGACCTTCCATTTGTATCTATCACAAGATCCACTAGTCTAAACTATTGGAACTTGCATCAACTGAAG GACTCTGTTGTTCACTTGCAAATGGAGAACGAGAAGGTTCGCAGTATACCCCATTCTGTTATTGCTCCTCTAGCAGTTAGCT CATCAAGAGGTGTGGCCTGTGTTTTTGCTGCAAGAAAGCGTGCCTTGGTCTACATTCtggaggaagatgaagatgaagtttCTGATTCAGAGTGA